A stretch of the Uranotaenia lowii strain MFRU-FL chromosome 3, ASM2978415v1, whole genome shotgun sequence genome encodes the following:
- the LOC129754230 gene encoding protein jagunal-like isoform X2, with protein MASRGGPMVIGTDGADFEHRQRVAAHYQISALNKARLKYCIFFHYLLFFVMLLKLSADILDRLDIFILEIEELQIPKPLWWEYFWCLSVFLSFIGLSAARRNRINDMKKYMVGISTVAFVPLLYCIIYYLNDVLEYLNLEEGTDLDDTEIFVWQGMPYGVLWYGFVLVALQVHFFSLYFAWNLVKAWKARGTLRKDQ; from the exons ATGGCATCCCGCGGAGGCCCAATGGTGATCGGCACGGACGGAGCAGATTTCGAGCACAGGCAACGTGTGGCCGCTCATTACCAAATCAG CGCCCTCAACAAAGCCCGGTTAAAATACTGCATTTTCTTCCACTATCTGCTGTTCTTCGTGATGCTCCTGAAGCTATCTGCGGACATCCTCGATCGCCTGGACATCTTCATTCTGGAAATCGAGGAGCTCCAGATCCCGAAACCTCTCTGGTGGGAATACTTCTGGTGCCTGTCGGTGTTCCTGTCCTTCATCGGTCTTTCGGCCGCCCGCCGCAACCGCATAAACGACATGAAGAAGTACATGGTCGGCATTAGCACCGTGGCATTTGTTCCACTACTCTACTGCATCATCTACTACCTGAACGACGTGCTGGAATATCTGAACCTGGAAGAGGGCACCGACCTAGACGATACCGAAATTTTCGTCTGGCAG GGAATGCCGTACGGAGTTCTCTGGTACGGATTCGTTCTGGTAGCCCTGCAGGTGCATTTCTTCTCGCTGTACTTCGCCTGGAACCTGGTCAAAGCATGGAAGGCTCGTGGAACACTCCGGAAGGATCAGTAA
- the LOC129754230 gene encoding protein jagunal-like isoform X1, with protein sequence MASRGGPMVIGTDGADFEHRQRVAAHYQISALNKARLKYCIFFHYLLFFVMLLKLSADILDRLDIFILEIEELQIPKPLWWEYFWCLSVFLSFIGLSAARRNRINDMKKYMVGISTVAFVPLLYCIIYYLNDVLEYLNLEEGTDLDDTEIFVWQVIGMPYGVLWYGFVLVALQVHFFSLYFAWNLVKAWKARGTLRKDQ encoded by the exons ATGGCATCCCGCGGAGGCCCAATGGTGATCGGCACGGACGGAGCAGATTTCGAGCACAGGCAACGTGTGGCCGCTCATTACCAAATCAG CGCCCTCAACAAAGCCCGGTTAAAATACTGCATTTTCTTCCACTATCTGCTGTTCTTCGTGATGCTCCTGAAGCTATCTGCGGACATCCTCGATCGCCTGGACATCTTCATTCTGGAAATCGAGGAGCTCCAGATCCCGAAACCTCTCTGGTGGGAATACTTCTGGTGCCTGTCGGTGTTCCTGTCCTTCATCGGTCTTTCGGCCGCCCGCCGCAACCGCATAAACGACATGAAGAAGTACATGGTCGGCATTAGCACCGTGGCATTTGTTCCACTACTCTACTGCATCATCTACTACCTGAACGACGTGCTGGAATATCTGAACCTGGAAGAGGGCACCGACCTAGACGATACCGAAATTTTCGTCTGGCAGGTAATT GGAATGCCGTACGGAGTTCTCTGGTACGGATTCGTTCTGGTAGCCCTGCAGGTGCATTTCTTCTCGCTGTACTTCGCCTGGAACCTGGTCAAAGCATGGAAGGCTCGTGGAACACTCCGGAAGGATCAGTAA
- the LOC129754229 gene encoding uncharacterized protein LOC129754229: MKRTFREYEPTICYNKPEAATVSPEECLRRREAALAGTLIQELIIPKKSAHAFKVQKGDLCRIIVSEGPQVGDVNLWNADNPKERFFSGKTRQLHASHLKLYDRMWSCFPYLRPMATFVGDTLADYGIDKDGGVLHDVIGTRCDDYTYKLITGKDRFGSCHSYLTEAAKEFGLTEDDVHDVWNIFMCTGITRDTQQYFCKPSPARKGDYVEFIAEMNLIVAVSACPQGDVSIVVGEEVPDEKCFPLKAEIYRACS; the protein is encoded by the exons ATGAAACGCACATTTCGTGAGTACGAGCCAACGATTTGCTACAATAAACCGGAAGCAGCTACCGTTTCACCGGAAGAGTGCCTTCGTAGGAGAGAAGCTGCGTTGGCCGGAACGTTGATCCAGGAGCTAATAATCCCAAAGAAATCCGCCCATGCCTTCAAAGTACAGAAAGGTGACCTTTGCCGGATCATAGTGAGCGAGGGTCCCCAAGTAGGCGATGTGAACTTGTGGAATGCGGACAACCCGAAGGAACGGTTCTTTTCCGGTAAAACGAGGCAACTGCATGCGTCTCACTTGAAACTGTACGACCGGATGTGGAGTTGTTTCCCGTACCTGAGACCGATGGCAACTTTCGTCGGCGATACGCTGGCCGATTATGGAATCGATAAGGATGGAGGAGTTCTGCATGACGTTATTGGGACCCGGTGTGATGATTATACTTATAAGCTGATAACTGGAAAGGACCGGTTCGGAAGTTGCCACAGTTATCTGACCGAGGCAGCCAAGGAATTTGGACTGACCGAAGATGATGTGCATGACGTTTGGAACATTTTTATGTGCACCGGTATTACGAGAGATACTCAGCAATATTTTTGCAAGCCAAGTCCCGCTAGGAAAGGTGATTACGTGGAGTTCATCGCCGAAATGAACTTGATAGTTGCCGTTAGTGCCTGTCCTCAAG gTGATGTATCGATTGTCGTTGGGGAAGAAGTGCCGGACGAGAAATGTTTCCCACTGAAGGCTGAAATCTATCGTGCTTGCTCTTGA